From the genome of Solea senegalensis isolate Sse05_10M linkage group LG21, IFAPA_SoseM_1, whole genome shotgun sequence:
TTTCAATTCACTGAATTTTTCAGGCTTTTACTTGAGATTTTTTTGAATAACTCGTccataaaacacattataaatCACATTATTCTAACAAATATATGCTTTACAAactcaaaataatattaggcCATTTATagagtatatatatttatattatatttatatattgatATGAAAACGTTCTTACACAGTAGTTTACACAGTTTACAACAGTGGATTTTTGCATTGTAATAAGGCacatgaaattattatttcaccATGAATTTTTCCTTTCAAAACGGCCGACTTCCttttgagttgaggccatggttacagtcCACTTTTTGAtgcgtcttggtctataacatcttcgcacctctgcctctgttttcaccttaggggggcgctgtagagcccttgagcaacgcacggGTCCGGGAACTGtgccaatattgcatttttaccAGACTggacctccatgccaagtttcaagagtttttaggCTCTAAAAAATTACCGCAAAGCCACggatagaataataatctgaaggtgtgtgtgtgtgtgtgtgtgtgtggtgacgtACCTCTGTGATGCCATCTGGTGGAGAGGACTGTGAGCTGCAGCGGGAGTCACACGGCTGCTCTCTGAACCGACGAAGCCACTGTCCATCTCTGGAGAGATGAGTCCGTCCTGGTCaacgacacaaacaaacaataatgagGAAAATATCCCAGCATCACGCTGGAAATGACTGAAGTAAAACCAGTTTACACTGAGTTCCAGTTATAATTTGAAGTCGTGAACTCCTCAAAGGCTCAAATtcacaattcaaaatggcttCTCTTACTATTATAGCTGGATATTCACCAAAAATCGAACACTGACCTGAGGAGGCGCTGTTCTGATGCTCCCGGGCTGGAGTttgctctccctcctctcagGAGCAGGAATCTCTGCCAGGCTGCTCAGACTGCTGCTGTTCGACTTTCTCAGCTCCGCCCAAATGTGGTGATGTTGACGATGGACGGACGGTGAGGTGGACTGAGCGGCGgtggcagcagcggcggcggcggcggctccGTGTGACGGTGAAAAGGACGTGCAGCTCCACtgtgggctgctgctgctgctgctgacagcaGACTCCTGACCGTCTGATTCAGCTGCTCCTGACACAGGTGAGATCTGTGGATGCCCCCGGGTTTCCTCCCCCTCTGGGTGAACGTAAGAAGGTGAGGAttgaggaggtggagagggcGGAGTCTCACAGGTGGGTTTGTTGTGCAGCGTCTGCTCCACCTGCTCCTTCAGCTCCTCCGCATGGAGTCGGAACTGGTGGATCTGCTCCTCCAGGTCACTGACACGTACAAAAACGGAATGAAATATCAAGTAAGACATTTTTggttgtggttgtatgaggtagaaccagagacacactgagactcactcactgaaaatataaataattaaatcctCAATTACTAAAGTACAAGTCTGCTTAAGAAATAAGAATATGTTAAGCCACTTCTACTCGCCGATAGACAGCCTTTTCAAACAGGAAAATTACTTTTGTgtagctttaaaaaacaaacggCTGTATAACAGTAAGATACAGCAGTCAAAAGTATCCTTAAGATATTGAAGCAGGCATTGATTTCATTATgtcaacctttttttaaatccgTGATCAAGGCCGGTTCTTAAGGCTGGTGTGTTTGAACCACACCTCAAATAACCAGAACAATCACAAACATGAATCTTTATATATCTGGCACATGACGCTCACCGTTCACAGTCAAATGGCGTCACGTCGTCCCCGCACTGCTGCTGTAGTTTGTGCTCGTCCCTCGCCAACAGGTAGCCCATTTCCAAAGAGTTGAGCTCTTCAAAGAGATGTAAGAGACCCTGAGGAGACAGCATGGAGACGTGAGTGTGGACACCAGTTCACTGTGTTGGTcacagtttgtgtgtctctcttacCTTCATCTGTTGAAACGGTGGAGGTGTTTTGGTCTTCAGGAGATCCTCAAAGGTGAGCAGCTGAAAGGAAATCCCAGGATCATGGTTTATGTTTCTTTCATCACTTTCCTGAACACATTTGACAGGATTTTCATCCATTTTGAACTGTGACTTAAAAgataggtccagtgtgtaagcaTTAGTgtcatctagtggtgagactgcagattgcaacgcCACACCTTCACATTCTTCCTCTGTTTACAAAAGTACACACGCTCAACTCACtattttgtccatttgggcttcTGTGGAAAActggcggcacaagatggctgcctccaAAAACCAAGGCCTTTACCTCAAAATAAAACGCTGCTCTAATacttaattaaaatgatttgttactttaaagtcattttattcttacacaaacatgttcaatttcagccaataaaacctcctaaacgttacacactggtcctttcaataataataaatgcagcCGTTACCTGCTGTAAGAACTTGGCAGCCTGATTGTGGAGAGTCTGAGCGGCGTGTTGTCCCATGTTGAGGCCTGTTTTAtagaataataaacaataacacacgTTCACATTCAGAGAAACTACAATACATTCACTgacacagacgtgtgtgtgtgttaataccGTGATGAGCTGAAGAACTCAGAGCTGACGTATCGGAGAACAAACTCGGCTCGGCGCCGTGTCCGTTTGTCTGAGGAGAAGCTGAGCCGAGCTCCGGTCTCTGAGCCTGAGGAAAGTCCAGCGTCATGGACCTGGACGCGTGCTGACTCAGCTCTGACGGCACCGAGCAGCTCGGCTTCGGAGGCTCAGAGAACAGGTTCACCTACAGAAATGCAGTTAGACTTCTTTCATTTATCCACCTAAGGTAAAGTGTGCGCTTTATTAAGAacatgtttttgctgctttagCTCAACCTTAAATGGCCTCTTCCAATTaggaactgaagtttgtaaaccgctcactctcctgcaccaaactccagtttgtgtcacttagctaaatctgaacaaaggctttttttttacaccgaactgacaaattaaaatatttgaacTCACTTAacgaggcagaagtggatcaacattTCTTGTGTGCTGCctttttaaaactgattttctctatgggctttggtgcaggggagtgagtggttattttgatgatatttttgttaatcagtcagtcatcatcatctaaccgctttatcctccaccagagggtcgcgggggggggtgctgtgccaatctcagctacatcgggcgataggcggggtacaccttggacagttcgccagtccatcgcagggccacacacaactagagacaaacaaccattcactctcacactcactcctacggtcaatttagagtgtccaatttacctattccccacattgcatgtttttggactgtgggatatttttgcaaaaatataaaagaaaaacttaaaaaaaaaacctcattaaatacttttaaattaaaaaacagtgtGTCATCTCTTGATCTACTACCTTAGCTCCAAAACGCAAACGATCGATGGTGTTTTCCGCTTCTGCATGTTTAATCAGCAGCTTGCTGTAGTCTTCCTGCAGCGAGAGGACAAATGGAAACAAGGTAAAGATGAACATAAAAGGGCAGGTGAACAGGTTATTGTGTCTCTCTGTAAGTACCTGCAGCCGCTCGACCAGCGTGATGATGGTCTTCTGCACCTTGGGGTTGGAGACGACGTCAGAGGTGTTCAGCAGGGCCTCTTTCACGTAGTCGGCCGGGTTCAGGTGGAGCTCGGGAGACGGGGATTCCCTCGCTGACGGGCGTCTGCACACGCTAGGTTTGCTGTCTTTGGGGACGTGGACTCTGGGCAGCACTTTGGAGAAGTCTGGCGTCTTACGAAGACACAAGTTTCTACAGGAGACACAATCAAACGTTCATTGTTGGtgcttgtgtctctgtcagGAGAGACTATATAAGGTGgctatttaaacacatttttgtacaaCATAGCAGCACAAGTTATTAAAGTTGATGATTAACATAGAGATTAAAGAAGTTCTCTTGAAGTTTGCAAATGGAAACCATTGACACAAGGAGGACAGAACTTAAAACTATGATCACAAAACTCCAGAACTACAGAAGCACGTGCTTCACCTGAGCGAGTCAGACTTCATTATCGTGGCTCCAGGTGTCCTCGGCTCTTGACGTGAGGAAGCATCAGGAGACGCCCGCTTGCCGGACTTTATCACTTTTGGTTTGTCTGTGAAGACCGGCGCCGTGAAAGACTCCAGATGcagctcctcctcatcttcagaTTCGAGAAGACTGGACTCAAGACTTCCGAGGCTCTCTGCGATGTCCATGTTTGGAAACGTTTCCGCGTCGATCCCTGGCGGATGAGGAGACTGGTGATGTGACATAGtcacaaactaaacaaacaaacataagccCATGAGTGACGTGAAGACCTGCTGTAGAACACAGGCAACATGAAAGGAAAGTGTTTCCTTTCATGTCAGGCACTTTCCTCAaattgaaacaggaagtgccctgtaacttttTTGTACGTTGACAGATCTGCTCAGAACTTCGTACAGGAGACCGGGTTCCAGCTCTGATACGGTAGCTCCACCCTCCCTCAGTTGCCGCAGCAACCCAGATCAATGGCAGCCGGCGGGCCCAGTCAATGCTACCTGCAGTTTTAATCTACAGTAGTTTATAGATAGATTCTCTCTTGATAAATTCAAGGAATGTCAGTCTGTTCATCGCTTAAATGTCCGTCCAATGTTTCACTCGACAGGTTTCAAAagtggcaggtgacttactaaggtCATACTAGTGTGCAGTGCCCACTTTGGTggtgtttggatgagaaatgcaaCAGATTTATAGTTTTTGCAACCTTCCAACCAACCGTCAGAAGATAGAAACTAAGAAAGGGCGATACGATAACACACTGGACGACAGATACAGGTCACTGCTAATAGTGAGGCAGCTACATAAAGAGTCAAAGATCTCCCACCTGACTTACTTCTTCACATGGCTCGTCTGCGGCTGCGACAGGAGCAAACTCCTCCTCATCCGGCTTCACCTGCGCCCGTTATCTTCATCCTCATGAATCTGAACGCAGCGTGGAACTTGTCACATGTTGATTTTGTGCAGACTGCAGGTCAGTGCTGAGGTTCAGACGAGGATGAGGACCCATCTGTCAGTCCTGAGGACGAGGAGATGCCTCTGCTGTTCCTGACACATCACAGCAGTGCTGGGTATTAACTACTATTGACTGCAGTTAacaagacataaataaatgagctggaggacatttttgttcaaaagATAAGAAATTGGCATAACCTTGATTAACTAGAAGCTTACAGTTGTGTATCAAAGTAGTGTTGCTTATTCTGTCCGTGGCCATTTGTTTGGTTAATGTCGTTTGTTgtctctgcaccaaagtccatagagaaaatcattgattttacgtcacagaacAAAGgagtttttgatccactgctgcctccatcgctgtgttcaaatgtcttattgtgttTCTTCTGGGTTTTTTAATCCttattttggatttaaaaataacaatattttcaGCTCTTCTCAGATCCTTTTTGAAGGCTGTTAAATATATATTGATTTATCAAACTTTTACCTGAGAAATCTAGTCTGCAGtcgtttttgttattgttttaaagcCTTAGTCCCAGACTCTGCCAGTCTTCATTGTAACAGAAGACAGACTGAAGTTCACTGCAGTGCTTGGAGCTGCAatggttgctgtggcaacaccacAATACAAACCCCGGGCCAGTAAAATGACCAAAGTACAACAAAGGTCTCCACAGCTGCACGGCCGACGCTGGAAGGAATTTAAACTGGCTTTCGGCAGCTTtgtcacagagggaaaaatgaTCACCTTAAAAAGTTTTAATCTCAACGTATTTCCCTGATATGTTCTGCAGCAGACGCTTGTTGCTAATTAAGGTTTATTCAGACAGAAAGTGCTTTTACTAGCATGTACTGTAGTTCAAGGTACAGACAACTGGCAAACTCAGTGAAAACCACCAACAATCACCTATCTCATCAAATCTACTTCGTCGTGACTCTAGAACATCTTAAAAAcacgtttgttgttgttttttaatatgatCCAACAGGAGCCTGGTGTTACCATCGTTTAACGATGAAAGGCGACTCATACAGGAAAACAATTATGTAAGTAAATCAAATTTTACAAATTGATACTAATGAGAATAAAGCAGAATGTATCACATCACAATCTCGTCTTGAGATTACTTTCACATTGACATCCGCATTGTCATTACCTCAATAACTCACTAACATCAGTCATACAGTCATGTACATGCAATGACATAAACCTAAGAGGAGTTTAAGAGGACTCTATTAAGTGTAGTCTTAAAAGTGATTACATTTGCAATAGCAGGGAAAACCGAGGCTGGGAGTGCGTTCCACAGCCTGCTTGTTCttggtacatacagtatgaagATAAATGAAGCGGAGTGTTGGATCTTGGGACGTTGACGAGGCGTGGGTGACCACTTGATCGGGTTACTCGAAATCCAGTTGCTTGTGTTTGCAGGATTTTTGTGAGTTCCTCAGAGGGTTGCAGGAAGATGTGCCGGTAGAAGGTACTAAGACTGGCCACTTTCCTCCTGTGGTCTAAGGGGAAGATGCCGGCCCTTTGTGGGTCCCATACTTGGAGTTGCCGTAGAGCTTTCCTCTGAAGTCTGTCTAGTAGGTTTAGAGCTGTTGTGCCAGCTCCGCTCCATATTGGGGAAGCGTATTCCATGAGGGTACAGATATACGCCTTATACTGTAATCCAAGCCTTAATAGGGAAAAGGTCTCTGGTGCGTCCAAGGATATATAACCTCCTAGCTGTCTTCTTGGCAAGACTTTTGATGAAAGGAGTCCAGGTCAGAGTATTGGTGACGGTGACACAGAGAAGAGTAATACTCTGTGTTGGCTTTAGCTCTTCGTTCATTAAGTTGAGAGGAGGATGGAACTCTTCTCGTTTCCTGCTTATAATCATCTCCTCAGTTTTACCTGCGTTGAATGTTATACACCAGTTAGAGGCccacttgtttattttgtccGATCACATTGTAGACTCGCAGCACATGTGTCTCTCAGGCCAGGATTTTTTATAATGACATGTAGAGTTGAATCATCTACAAATAGGTGGAGGTCATTCTTCAAGTGTGATGCAAGTTCATCAATAAAGATCAGAAAAAGTAAGGGCCCCAAGAACTCCTGCGtgccgtgatgtaaaaatcgcagattttctctatggagtttggtgtgggagagtgaatgaaacaaacttcctgtttcctgttgcaAAAGGCTGTCAGAAAGGCCGAGATTAAGTCATGAACATTATTCTTatgatattgtagacttaaactgacaaaGATTTTATGAGGTAAGAACTTTTGTTAACTggataaaaaatattttacatactgtatataacttGAGCACTCAGAGTCTCATTAGGAAAAGTAGGTACTGTGCATCTTGACCAAGATTAACTCAAGGAGGATTATTAGTCTGGTACCTCTTAGTGTCtctaatttaacacacacacacacacacacacacacacacacacacacacacacacacacacacacacctgtctcacACACTTGTTGGACATTTACAGTAACTCATTTTCACTGTGCATCATCAGAAAGCAACAATCTCACGAAACTAAACCTATATTTAGTATAATCTAAGAAGACGctcacctgctgctcctcccCCCTGTTTATTCCAATGGGTTTATCTCATTTGCCAGATGGAAGGAATTAAGCAGCTCTGAAAGATTTAAATGGGGGGGGGCTTCACCGAGTGTAAACAGACAATGATTATTCATATAAATCCAGAACATGGAACAGGTGCAGCTCCACATGCAGCCAGCAGGGGGCTTTAATCACCTGTGAGCTTCTCATAATTATCCTGACCAAGATAATCACAATATACGATATTATTGTGAAATGAAATTTCTAATGCTACACTTTGATGTAGTTCTGTATAGATTCTGTGCTCTGGTTTTATTTCAGCTCATATCTGTAAAATGTCACCAATTGACAAAGAACACCAactagccactttattaggtacacaagaTGTACAGAATTCCATCTGCCTTTAATCTCTGCTCTCCATggaatttattttcataatttttgcAATTTATTTTCACCACAGTTACTCAGAAACGCTTAGTTATGCCACAGCTCTCCAATCCATTGATTTGTTGGGTTTTCTCAAAGATTTACAGCAAAATGCTGGTGAAAGTGGAACCAGAACTAAACATTTTTAGTGTCTCactctccacccattccaatgGGGAAATGTTTGCAATATTTATACAATTTTCTTCACAAAACTTATTCAAAATGCTTAGTTATGCAATGGTTTCCACGTTTCCTGATTGAATTGAGCATTTCTGAtgtctgatttttttgttttctcaaacCTGCAGAACGAGATTTACAGCAAAGAGGACGAAGAGatggacattttaaaagaaCATCACTCCCTATCGATTtcaatgggaaatgtgtgcaATAATTTGCAGTTTTCTTTGCCGCAGTCACTCAAAACTCTTATGAGAAAAACGTTAGCGCCCCTCTCCTGATGATTCCTGCGCTTTCTCTTAAAACTGATGAGTTTTGCAGCAAACGTGTAGATATTGTGAGCACCTGCTGATTGGACTGATCTTTGATCTCCATTTAATCCAATGGGAATTTATTTGCAATGCACATTTCTTCACTACATGTATTCGAAATGCTCAGAAAAGCCAAAGCCAGCTATGATTAGCTTATTAGAATAAGCAAAGTTCTTATGGAATAGGAATAACAAGGAATTTTGAATGTGTGCCTGCAGATTGGATTGCTGTCCATTTAATTCAATGGGAATCTCTGTGCTAACTATGATTTTTTTAGGGTTTTCTTAAATAAGTTTTGCAGCAAAGTTCTCATGGAAGAGGAAGAATAAGTAGAAATGTTGAACGTGCGCCTGCTGATTGGGCTTATCTTTGCTCTCCATTTATGCCTATGGGAATCTTTTGCTAAATGTTCTTAGCCATGGTCACCTTAAACACTTAAAGTATCATATTTACCAAattgttggggttttctcaaaagcTACAGGACGAATTTAGCAGTGAATGcccagcagaggaagaggaaacgtgAAATATTATCAGTATCACTCACATTTTCAAAGaatactgggattttcacacttGTTTTCGAGTAACATTGAAGATTACGGGAGAAAAAAAGGAGTTAGTTGCTCAACAGCATCCAGCAGCTCACCAGGTCCAACCAGTCAGTCTGGTGAGCTGAGGATCTTCTTATTCTCTCcgtttaaatgattttaaacactaaaacactgacatgtaaACACCACAGTCGTGGACAGAGGGAGTAAAAAAGTTTTATATAGCACTTACCTCTCTCTCTGAGGACACACGGTGGCAGATTTACACActctagcagcagcagcagcaggggtcGCTCCTCTGTTGCCGTGAAAACCGCTAAACTAAAGTGAACAGATGCTGGAGCCTCTGTCACCATGGTACACACTCACCACAACAAACCACCGCCGAGCCGAGGAGGGTTCAGTCCCCAGCCCTCCGTGCTCTCACCCCCCGCGGGGTTTCTACGTTCATGGCGTCACGGGCAGGAGGCGGTTCCTCGGAGCTAGCTTAAAGTTAGCGCGACACTTTACAGCGCGCTTTA
Proteins encoded in this window:
- the akna gene encoding microtubule organization protein AKNA isoform X2, translating into MSHHQSPHPPGIDAETFPNMDIAESLGSLESSLLESEDEEELHLESFTAPVFTDKPKVIKSGKRASPDASSRQEPRTPGATIMKSDSLRNLCLRKTPDFSKVLPRVHVPKDSKPSVCRRPSARESPSPELHLNPADYVKEALLNTSDVVSNPKVQKTIITLVERLQEDYSKLLIKHAEAENTIDRLRFGAKVNLFSEPPKPSCSVPSELSQHASRSMTLDFPQAQRPELGSASPQTNGHGAEPSLFSDTSALSSSAHHGLNMGQHAAQTLHNQAAKFLQQLLTFEDLLKTKTPPPFQQMKGLLHLFEELNSLEMGYLLARDEHKLQQQCGDDVTPFDCERDLEEQIHQFRLHAEELKEQVEQTLHNKPTCETPPSPPPQSSPSYVHPEGEETRGHPQISPVSGAAESDGQESAVSSSSSSPQWSCTSFSPSHGAAAAAAAATAAQSTSPSVHRQHHHIWAELRKSNSSSLSSLAEIPAPERRESKLQPGSIRTAPPQDGLISPEMDSGFVGSESSRVTPAAAHSPLHQMASQRDLEQLICHARLCTKNLMEMMEGKMQEESACETPPTPPPPPQSTPPSSAVPSEAEEARRFSHVLPPPYASLKVGPGKTESDVQESSVVISSVSSSVGSNPASHRTSVHSTSLFTHPHPHPQPQPQPHSHPRSRPRPRPHAHPHHVQSSEMRESPSRSRSRHQMASQRPDERSWSDEFSEIRQTSWTPLKTSSVVRPKTPQSRMSENSQSDSFTKSFNSLYSSHLSSALPTPHRHGDSLRTTASRQVANHEPEEICSSDEFNELRRTARTPPKESHTVGQKTPQHHRGKPRLAVSFMQPSTSSSQSQPQMNKGLHSSPPAAPDETDSRNRQAPPFCVECSAHRRSERQVRGNRTSPSSSSSSSSSSSCLRCPRCGRLQPHRDTEPDSRRRPESRTHTRCQTAESPDGTTRSRRAVAPPPLPHCMIVGQPLLVYPLPVHVSPSSNSPGSSPGVTRGHDVSRLPPPPPVDQLSSLDSSLNRAIRAARRMRHTSRHMAHSQAQGLHYHKLLSHS
- the akna gene encoding microtubule organization protein AKNA isoform X1, which codes for MSHHQSPHPPGIDAETFPNMDIAESLGSLESSLLESEDEEELHLESFTAPVFTDKPKVIKSGKRASPDASSRQEPRTPGATIMKSDSLRNLCLRKTPDFSKVLPRVHVPKDSKPSVCRRPSARESPSPELHLNPADYVKEALLNTSDVVSNPKVQKTIITLVERLQEDYSKLLIKHAEAENTIDRLRFGAKVNLFSEPPKPSCSVPSELSQHASRSMTLDFPQAQRPELGSASPQTNGHGAEPSLFSDTSALSSSAHHGLNMGQHAAQTLHNQAAKFLQQLLTFEDLLKTKTPPPFQQMKGLLHLFEELNSLEMGYLLARDEHKLQQQCGDDVTPFDCERDLEEQIHQFRLHAEELKEQVEQTLHNKPTCETPPSPPPQSSPSYVHPEGEETRGHPQISPVSGAAESDGQESAVSSSSSSPQWSCTSFSPSHGAAAAAAAATAAQSTSPSVHRQHHHIWAELRKSNSSSLSSLAEIPAPERRESKLQPGSIRTAPPQDGLISPEMDSGFVGSESSRVTPAAAHSPLHQMASQRDLEQLICHARLCTKNLMEMMEGKMQEESACETPPTPPPPPQSTPPSSAVPSEAEEARRFSHVLPPPYASLKVGPGKTESDVQESSVVISSVSSSVGSNPASHRTSVHSTSLFTHPHPHPQPQPQPHSHPRSRPRPRPHAHPHHVQSSEMRESPSRSRSRHQMASQRPDERSWSDEFSEIRQTSWTPLKTSSVVRPKTPQSRMSENSQSDSFTKSFNSLYSSHLSSALPTPHRHGDSLRTTASRQVANHEPEEICSSDEFNELRRTARTPPKESHTVGQKTPQHHRGKPRLAVSFMQPSTSSSQSQPQMNKGLHSSPPAAPADETDSRNRQAPPFCVECSAHRRSERQVRGNRTSPSSSSSSSSSSSCLRCPRCGRLQPHRDTEPDSRRRPESRTHTRCQTAESPDGTTRSRRAVAPPPLPHCMIVGQPLLVYPLPVHVSPSSNSPGSSPGVTRGHDVSRLPPPPPVDQLSSLDSSLNRAIRAARRMRHTSRHMAHSQAQGLHYHKLLSHS
- the akna gene encoding microtubule organization protein AKNA isoform X3, which encodes MDIAESLGSLESSLLESEDEEELHLESFTAPVFTDKPKVIKSGKRASPDASSRQEPRTPGATIMKSDSLRNLCLRKTPDFSKVLPRVHVPKDSKPSVCRRPSARESPSPELHLNPADYVKEALLNTSDVVSNPKVQKTIITLVERLQEDYSKLLIKHAEAENTIDRLRFGAKVNLFSEPPKPSCSVPSELSQHASRSMTLDFPQAQRPELGSASPQTNGHGAEPSLFSDTSALSSSAHHGLNMGQHAAQTLHNQAAKFLQQLLTFEDLLKTKTPPPFQQMKGLLHLFEELNSLEMGYLLARDEHKLQQQCGDDVTPFDCERDLEEQIHQFRLHAEELKEQVEQTLHNKPTCETPPSPPPQSSPSYVHPEGEETRGHPQISPVSGAAESDGQESAVSSSSSSPQWSCTSFSPSHGAAAAAAAATAAQSTSPSVHRQHHHIWAELRKSNSSSLSSLAEIPAPERRESKLQPGSIRTAPPQDGLISPEMDSGFVGSESSRVTPAAAHSPLHQMASQRDLEQLICHARLCTKNLMEMMEGKMQEESACETPPTPPPPPQSTPPSSAVPSEAEEARRFSHVLPPPYASLKVGPGKTESDVQESSVVISSVSSSVGSNPASHRTSVHSTSLFTHPHPHPQPQPQPHSHPRSRPRPRPHAHPHHVQSSEMRESPSRSRSRHQMASQRPDERSWSDEFSEIRQTSWTPLKTSSVVRPKTPQSRMSENSQSDSFTKSFNSLYSSHLSSALPTPHRHGDSLRTTASRQVANHEPEEICSSDEFNELRRTARTPPKESHTVGQKTPQHHRGKPRLAVSFMQPSTSSSQSQPQMNKGLHSSPPAAPADETDSRNRQAPPFCVECSAHRRSERQVRGNRTSPSSSSSSSSSSSCLRCPRCGRLQPHRDTEPDSRRRPESRTHTRCQTAESPDGTTRSRRAVAPPPLPHCMIVGQPLLVYPLPVHVSPSSNSPGSSPGVTRGHDVSRLPPPPPVDQLSSLDSSLNRAIRAARRMRHTSRHMAHSQAQGLHYHKLLSHS